A DNA window from Paenibacillus andongensis contains the following coding sequences:
- a CDS encoding S8 family peptidase encodes MKCTRHLWLIVLMMLVVGLTGITKAEAAYPVSTDPMRVKQTYLDMIHSDQAWAAAGDSRTPIVVAVVDTGVDLAHPDLVGSLVDGVNLLQPSKKPQDDNGHGTNVAGIIAATFNNDKGIAGIAPNAKIMPIKALEADGTGGEAKLGEGIKYAVDHGAKIVVLSLGLNKYSEYMEGIVQYAEERNVLLVAAVGNESSSVKYPAAYPTVLAVGGVNSEKHADARSNFGPELDLVAPWDVYTTALGGGYQYQDGSSMSAPQVAAAAALVWGKYPSMNVYQVRAQLEQTAEDLELTGWDPKTGYGLLRVDLALTKPYKEDRFEPNDTTNQAAVLSIHTAFKAELSSAQDQDWYAIDAAYDGFIKLWLNNADSSGIRVRFDSGETFIANSSTDGSQPFTVPVTKGRTYVQLQTVDRTRKTALNYAMRTDFAIYKDPFEDNDKQYKAFALPDRSQTIRGTFHQKGDMDWFAISLEQSGTMRIRLSVDTGRIDPMILFQKEGEKSITIDQAGDGGTEVSSLMDLLPGQYYIRVSNVKDYSEPITGEYTLDIEYTPKLIDPNEPNDKSYQATFAAMNSVYEGVFSKIDDVDWFEFRMSKDGLAQVRLTNIPTSRILYATLYDSSLKEQGFYRNDYGSDQFFIEKTLPAGTYYIKLQANQWFMSQMYRLKVGSYTLVSGFVDIDGHWAKDAISKLTEQGVISGYGNYRFAPNQPITRAEAATVLTRALKLSKRQELRFSDMDASHWAYDYVAKAVQANIVDGYPDGTFGPDRTLTRMEMTQMLARSMNMTGKRRGNSPFSDVNDTYWGVGILKQMSADGWISGYSDGTFRPDEQATRAEFVTLLAKVINR; translated from the coding sequence ATGAAATGTACTCGACACCTTTGGCTCATTGTACTCATGATGCTTGTTGTGGGACTTACAGGGATAACTAAAGCAGAAGCAGCCTACCCGGTGTCGACAGATCCTATGAGGGTGAAACAAACCTATCTGGACATGATCCACAGCGATCAAGCATGGGCTGCGGCAGGAGATTCCCGGACGCCGATTGTCGTAGCGGTCGTCGATACGGGCGTTGATCTTGCACATCCTGATTTAGTAGGCAGTTTGGTCGATGGTGTGAACTTGCTTCAGCCTTCGAAAAAGCCTCAAGATGATAATGGACATGGAACAAACGTAGCAGGTATCATTGCGGCCACGTTCAATAACGATAAAGGGATTGCTGGTATAGCCCCTAATGCCAAGATTATGCCAATCAAAGCGTTGGAGGCTGACGGTACAGGCGGCGAAGCCAAGCTTGGCGAAGGCATTAAGTACGCCGTGGATCATGGTGCGAAAATAGTCGTGCTTTCCCTAGGGTTGAACAAATATTCCGAGTATATGGAAGGCATTGTGCAGTATGCAGAGGAGCGCAATGTACTACTTGTTGCCGCTGTTGGCAATGAGAGTTCAAGTGTGAAATACCCTGCGGCCTATCCAACAGTTCTAGCTGTAGGGGGCGTTAATTCGGAAAAGCATGCTGACGCTCGATCGAACTTTGGTCCAGAGCTGGATCTTGTGGCGCCTTGGGATGTATACACAACAGCACTTGGCGGCGGCTATCAGTATCAAGATGGAAGCTCCATGTCTGCGCCCCAGGTTGCCGCAGCTGCAGCTTTGGTATGGGGCAAATACCCGAGTATGAATGTGTATCAAGTTCGTGCGCAGCTCGAGCAGACAGCTGAAGACCTGGAGTTGACGGGATGGGATCCCAAAACGGGCTATGGTTTGTTAAGAGTGGATTTAGCACTGACGAAGCCCTACAAAGAGGATCGTTTTGAGCCTAACGACACTACGAATCAGGCTGCCGTATTGTCGATTCATACAGCTTTTAAAGCTGAACTTAGCTCAGCACAAGACCAAGATTGGTATGCCATTGATGCGGCTTATGATGGGTTTATTAAATTATGGCTGAATAACGCAGATAGCTCGGGTATCCGAGTGCGTTTTGATTCCGGAGAAACGTTTATCGCGAATAGTTCAACGGACGGAAGTCAGCCTTTCACGGTCCCTGTGACCAAAGGGCGTACGTACGTACAGCTGCAGACGGTGGATCGTACCCGCAAGACGGCGTTAAATTACGCGATGCGAACGGATTTTGCTATTTATAAGGATCCATTTGAGGATAATGATAAGCAGTATAAAGCATTCGCTTTACCTGATCGGAGTCAAACGATCCGAGGTACTTTTCATCAAAAAGGAGATATGGATTGGTTTGCAATTTCCTTAGAACAATCAGGTACAATGCGAATCAGGCTATCCGTAGATACGGGGCGCATTGATCCGATGATCCTTTTTCAAAAGGAAGGGGAAAAGTCGATTACGATCGACCAAGCCGGAGATGGAGGTACCGAGGTCAGCTCTCTAATGGATCTGCTCCCTGGTCAATATTACATTCGTGTCAGTAATGTGAAGGACTACTCCGAGCCCATTACGGGGGAGTACACGTTAGATATTGAGTACACCCCGAAGCTGATCGATCCGAATGAACCGAATGATAAATCGTATCAAGCTACTTTTGCAGCGATGAATTCCGTGTATGAGGGTGTATTTAGTAAAATTGATGATGTGGATTGGTTCGAATTCCGTATGAGCAAAGACGGTCTCGCCCAAGTGCGTTTAACGAACATACCGACATCACGCATTTTATATGCAACGCTATATGATAGTTCTTTGAAGGAACAAGGCTTTTATCGAAATGATTATGGTTCGGATCAATTTTTTATTGAGAAAACACTACCTGCAGGCACCTATTATATCAAGCTTCAAGCGAACCAGTGGTTTATGAGTCAAATGTATAGGCTAAAAGTAGGCAGTTACACGCTGGTGAGCGGATTTGTCGATATTGATGGGCATTGGGCAAAGGATGCCATTAGTAAGCTTACAGAGCAAGGTGTGATTAGCGGTTACGGAAACTACCGTTTTGCTCCAAATCAGCCCATTACACGTGCGGAGGCAGCAACGGTATTGACGCGAGCTTTGAAGCTGTCTAAGCGCCAAGAGCTGCGGTTCAGCGATATGGATGCTTCGCATTGGGCTTACGATTATGTAGCCAAAGCGGTTCAAGCGAATATTGTTGACGGTTACCCGGATGGAACATTTGGGCCTGACCGTACGCTTACACGTATGGAGATGACACAGATGCTTGCCCGAAGTATGAATATGACTGGGAAACGACGGGGCAACTCACCTTTTAGCGATGTGAATGATACGTATTGGGGTGTGGGGATCCTGAAACAAATGTCGGCGGATGGTTGGAT